A section of the Oryza sativa Japonica Group chromosome 1, ASM3414082v1 genome encodes:
- the LOC4327586 gene encoding TOM1-like protein 6 isoform X2, whose product MMKNCGEYVQLEVAEQHVLQEMVKIIQKKNDMLVRDKILLLLDSWQEAFGGPGSKYPQYHFAYLEVKRIGAVFPRRPIDAPPIFTPPATHTSQSYGSPRYEAGSLNEIMSSDVETLSLGDLNNIRNVTELLCDMVHALNPSDHMAVKDEIITDLVSQCRSNQQKLMQFVSSTGNEQLLKQGLEINDRLQNIISKYDIMASSTHLAVEAPPADNVEAPKEDPAEKPSAPPISTLEEEEEEEDEFTRLAQRKNKSVMTSDDSLSSTGDLALVPIDMESSESSSSVASNALVPVDPALVSSSPQTKEQDMIDLLSLTLCSPTHEASTDSSTQGPNGPQQPAVTDGQHNPSGVPQYPSNHQSHPINQEYIRQNRNYVAPWAQSGQYYPAPPWAAPPSVNSNPFQSATYQEQPPPVGSVSSTYSAPSASYTSPSMAYVPPSASLPIWNGSTTSNGLSATQAQMNGNQQPPGSSAAASKPYYIPDNLFSDLIDLKGLSGGNKMGVPTSMGSANGGQPTIGGKK is encoded by the exons ATGATGAAGAATTGTGGTGAATATGTTCAACTTGAAGTTGCTGAGCAACATGTTCTGCAAGAAATGGTGAAAATCATCCAGAAGAAG AATGATATGTTAGTAAGGGATAAAATATTATTACTTTTGGACTCCTGGCAAGAAGCATTTGGTGGACCTGGAAGTAAATACCCACAATATCACTTTGCGTATCTTGAAGTAAAG AGGATAGGTGCCGTGTTCCCAAGGCGTCCTATAGATGCACCACCGATATTTACACCCCCGGCGACACATACTTCTCAAAGCTATGGTTCACCCAGATATGAGGCAGGAAGTCTGAATGAGATAATGTCTTCCGATGTTGAGACACTAAG TTTGGGTGACCTGAATAACATTCGAAATGTGACAGAACTACTATGTGATATGGTGCATGCTTTGAATCCATCTGATCACATG GCTGTCAAAGATGAAATTATCACAGATCTTGTGAGCCAATGTCGCTCAAACCAACAAAAGCTCATGCAGTTTGTCAGCTCAACAGG GAATGAACAGTTACTGAAGCAAGGTTTGGAGATAAATGATCggctacaaaatattatttcaaaatatgacaTTATGGCCTCCAGTACTCATTTAGCAGTTGAAGCACCTCCGGCAGACAATGTTGAGGCTCCTAAAGAGGATCCAGCAGAAAAGCCATCTGCACCTCCTATCAGCActcttgaggaggaggaggaggaggaggatgagttCACTCGACTAGCACAAAG AAAAAATAAGTCTGTGATGACTAGTGATGATTCATTATCTAGCACTGGAGACCTTGCCCTTGTACCCATTGATATGGAAAGTTCAGAATCTTCATCTTCTGTTGCAAGCAATGCTTTAGTTCCTGTTGACCCAGCTCTTGTCAGTAGCAGTCCTCAAACAAAAGAGCAGGATATGATCGACCTTTTAAGCCTCACCTTGTGCAGTCCTACACATGAAGCTTCTACAGATTCTTCAACGCAGGGTCCTAATGGACCTCAGCAGCCTGCAGTTACTGATGGGCAGCACAACCCATCGGGTGTGCCACAGTATCCTTCAAACCACCAGTCGCATCCAATAAATCAGGAATATATTCGACAGAACAGAAACTATGTTGCACCTTGGGCACAAAGTGGTCAATATTATCCAGCACCACCATGGGCTGCACCTCCAAGTGTCAATTCTAATCCTTTCCAGTCAGCTACTTACCAAGAACAACCCCCACCTGTTGGTTCTGTTTCCTCAACCTATTCAGCTCCCTCAGCATCATATACTTCCCCTTCAATGGCATATGTGCCACCTTCAGCCTCATTGCCGATATGGAATGGTTCTACTACAAGTAATGGACTAAGTGCAACACAAGCTCAAATGAATGGGAATCAACAACCGCCAGGTTCTTCAGCGGCAGCAAGCAAACCTTATTACATACCTGACAATTTATTCAGTGATTTGATTGACTTGAAGGGTCTCAGTGGTGGAAATAAGATGGGCGTACCCACTAGCATGGGTAGTGCAAATGGTGGTCAACCTACGATTGGTGGAAAGAAGTAG
- the LOC4327586 gene encoding TOM1-like protein 6 isoform X1 — protein sequence MHPAGAVVAPAAGAPARAAPRVEKATSHLLMGPDWAVNLEICDIINADVWQTKDVVKAVKKRLQNKDPKVQFYALTLLETMMKNCGEYVQLEVAEQHVLQEMVKIIQKKNDMLVRDKILLLLDSWQEAFGGPGSKYPQYHFAYLEVKRIGAVFPRRPIDAPPIFTPPATHTSQSYGSPRYEAGSLNEIMSSDVETLSLGDLNNIRNVTELLCDMVHALNPSDHMAVKDEIITDLVSQCRSNQQKLMQFVSSTGNEQLLKQGLEINDRLQNIISKYDIMASSTHLAVEAPPADNVEAPKEDPAEKPSAPPISTLEEEEEEEDEFTRLAQRKNKSVMTSDDSLSSTGDLALVPIDMESSESSSSVASNALVPVDPALVSSSPQTKEQDMIDLLSLTLCSPTHEASTDSSTQGPNGPQQPAVTDGQHNPSGVPQYPSNHQSHPINQEYIRQNRNYVAPWAQSGQYYPAPPWAAPPSVNSNPFQSATYQEQPPPVGSVSSTYSAPSASYTSPSMAYVPPSASLPIWNGSTTSNGLSATQAQMNGNQQPPGSSAAASKPYYIPDNLFSDLIDLKGLSGGNKMGVPTSMGSANGGQPTIGGKK from the exons ATGCACCCGGcgggggcggtggtggcgccggcggcgggcgcgcccGCTCGGGCGGCGCCGCGGGTGGAGAAGGCGACAAGCCACCTGCTCATGGGGCCCGACTGGGCCGTCAACCTCGAAATCTGCGACATCATCAACGCCGACGTCTG GCAAACAAAGGATGTGGTAAAGGCAGTGAAGAAGCGACTACAGAACAAAGACCCAAAAGTTCAGTTCTATGCTTTGACG CTCTTGGAGACTATGATGAAGAATTGTGGTGAATATGTTCAACTTGAAGTTGCTGAGCAACATGTTCTGCAAGAAATGGTGAAAATCATCCAGAAGAAG AATGATATGTTAGTAAGGGATAAAATATTATTACTTTTGGACTCCTGGCAAGAAGCATTTGGTGGACCTGGAAGTAAATACCCACAATATCACTTTGCGTATCTTGAAGTAAAG AGGATAGGTGCCGTGTTCCCAAGGCGTCCTATAGATGCACCACCGATATTTACACCCCCGGCGACACATACTTCTCAAAGCTATGGTTCACCCAGATATGAGGCAGGAAGTCTGAATGAGATAATGTCTTCCGATGTTGAGACACTAAG TTTGGGTGACCTGAATAACATTCGAAATGTGACAGAACTACTATGTGATATGGTGCATGCTTTGAATCCATCTGATCACATG GCTGTCAAAGATGAAATTATCACAGATCTTGTGAGCCAATGTCGCTCAAACCAACAAAAGCTCATGCAGTTTGTCAGCTCAACAGG GAATGAACAGTTACTGAAGCAAGGTTTGGAGATAAATGATCggctacaaaatattatttcaaaatatgacaTTATGGCCTCCAGTACTCATTTAGCAGTTGAAGCACCTCCGGCAGACAATGTTGAGGCTCCTAAAGAGGATCCAGCAGAAAAGCCATCTGCACCTCCTATCAGCActcttgaggaggaggaggaggaggaggatgagttCACTCGACTAGCACAAAG AAAAAATAAGTCTGTGATGACTAGTGATGATTCATTATCTAGCACTGGAGACCTTGCCCTTGTACCCATTGATATGGAAAGTTCAGAATCTTCATCTTCTGTTGCAAGCAATGCTTTAGTTCCTGTTGACCCAGCTCTTGTCAGTAGCAGTCCTCAAACAAAAGAGCAGGATATGATCGACCTTTTAAGCCTCACCTTGTGCAGTCCTACACATGAAGCTTCTACAGATTCTTCAACGCAGGGTCCTAATGGACCTCAGCAGCCTGCAGTTACTGATGGGCAGCACAACCCATCGGGTGTGCCACAGTATCCTTCAAACCACCAGTCGCATCCAATAAATCAGGAATATATTCGACAGAACAGAAACTATGTTGCACCTTGGGCACAAAGTGGTCAATATTATCCAGCACCACCATGGGCTGCACCTCCAAGTGTCAATTCTAATCCTTTCCAGTCAGCTACTTACCAAGAACAACCCCCACCTGTTGGTTCTGTTTCCTCAACCTATTCAGCTCCCTCAGCATCATATACTTCCCCTTCAATGGCATATGTGCCACCTTCAGCCTCATTGCCGATATGGAATGGTTCTACTACAAGTAATGGACTAAGTGCAACACAAGCTCAAATGAATGGGAATCAACAACCGCCAGGTTCTTCAGCGGCAGCAAGCAAACCTTATTACATACCTGACAATTTATTCAGTGATTTGATTGACTTGAAGGGTCTCAGTGGTGGAAATAAGATGGGCGTACCCACTAGCATGGGTAGTGCAAATGGTGGTCAACCTACGATTGGTGGAAAGAAGTAG
- the LOC4327515 gene encoding amino acid transporter AVT6C isoform X2 — protein MVSKKTSIAAAAAAAGDSGAAETSLLPERYAGAGTPAAAASVLGAVFNVSTSVVGAGIMSIPAAMRVLGVAPTVALVVGVALLANAAVDFMLRYTRGPSSYAALMGDAFGRAGAALLNVFVAFNAIGTLTVYLIIIGDVMSGTTSDGKVHDGVLTEWFGQQWWTGREAVLVAAAVLLLPLVLRKRVDSLKFTSAVSILLAVVFMFISLGIAVYALFTGTAKMPRMLPDFSRLSSPFELFTAVPIVVVAFTFHFNVHPIRTELSKTSDMKAAVRISLVLCAAIYAAVGFFGFLLFGDATMADVLANFDRSSGAGVPQALNDAARLSYALHLVLVFPLLHFSLRVNVDELLFPGRRPLATDTRRFVALTAVLMAVLYALAIAIPSIWTLFEYSGSTFAVCISLIFPGAIVLRDAHGIAKTKDKALAATMIALAVITSSIAIASNVMSSISGKVEGGHAAGR, from the exons ATGGTGTCCAAGAAgacctccatcgccgccgccgccgccgccgccggcgacagcggGGCAGCAGAAACGTCCCTGCTGCCAGAGCGTTACGCCGGAGCGGGGACGCCAGCCGCAGCCGCGTCGGTGCTCGGCGCGGTGTTCAACGTGTCGACGAGCGTCGTGGGCGCCGGGATCATGTCGATCCCGGCGGCCATGCGGGTGCTCGGCGTGGCGCCGACGGTGGCGCTCGTGGTCGGCGTCGCGCTCCTGGCCAACGCCGCCGTGGACTTCATGCTCCGGTACACCCGCGGGCCGTCGTCGTACGCCGCGCTGATGGGCGACGCGTTCGGCCGCGCCGGGGCCGCGCTGCTCAACGTCTTCGTCGCCTTCAACGCCATCGGGACCCTCACCGTGTACCTCATCATCATCG GCGACGTGATGTCCGGCACGACGAGCGACGGGAAGGTGCACGACGGGGTGCTGACGGAGTGGTTCGGGCAGCAATGGTGGACAGGGCGGGAGGCGGTGCTGGTGGCAGCCGcggtgctcctcctccctcttgtGCTCCGGAAGCGTGTCG ATTCACTGAAGTTCACATCAGCCGTGTCCATCCTACTGGCAGTGGTGTTCATGTTCATCAGCCTGGGCATCGCGGTGTACGCCCTCTTCACCGGCACAGCGAAGATGCCGCGGATGCTGCCGGATTTCTCGCGCCTCTCCTCTCCGTTCGAGCTCTTCACCGCCGTCCCCATAGTCGTCGTCGCCTTCACCTTCCACTTCAACG TGCACCCGATCCGAACGGAGCTAAGCAAGACGTCGGACATGAAGGCGGCCGTGCGCATCTCCCTCGTGCTCTGCGCGGCCATCTACGCGGCGGTGGGGTTCTTCGGCTTCCTCCTCTTCGGCGACGCCACCATGGCGGACGTGCTCGCCAACTTCGACCGCAGCTCCGGCGCCGGGGTCCCGCAGGCGCTGAACGACGCGGCGCGCCTCAGCTACGCGCTGCACCTCGTGCTCGTCTTCCCGCTGCTCCACTTCTCGCTCCGCGTCAACGTCGACGAGCTCCTGTTCCCGGGGCGGCGGCCGCTGGCCACGGACACGCGCCGGTTCGTGGCGCTCACGGCCGTGCTCATGGCGGTGCTCTACgcgctcgccatcgccatccccaGCATCTGGACGCTCTTCGAGTACTCCGGGTCAACATTCGCCGTCTGCATCTCGTTGATCTTCCCCGGCGCCATCGTTCTCAG GGATGCTCATGGGATAGCAAAGACGAAGGACAAGGCATTGGCAGCGACGATGATCGCTCTGGCCGTGATCACGAGCAGCATCGCCATCGCCTCCAACGTCATGAGCTCCATCAGCGGCAAGGTGGAAGGAGGCCATGCCGCAGGTAGGTAG
- the LOC107275443 gene encoding EP1-like glycoprotein 3, giving the protein MAMAPRCTLSVLLPVALLLCAAIASPDFPLGKNFTVPLYYQQPADLAVTTTTVLNASHGAPLRPGVAAAISVVAGTGGLEGLSMCSLVVLLGNVTVWASDHDGGRFLVRGFCRLELTVDGDLRLTDAAGTVGWSSATAGRRAKVLRLTRSGNLRLLDAKNQYVWQSFDKPADKLLRGQRIGVPSYLTAPVTMIGSAFFSLELKERSITANFNVGIKRYTYWELTPRHNRSVAFAEMDVLGLRLLDRQRRPVAQISPAIEAQVSFLALGEDGNLGMYFYDSHDMKFGPSYEALGFCELPLACGLRGVCSAAGECDDFSTYGVHPAPAAHRHSACNATTVADRHYMAVMEGVTTAIRPASPPTANVTMRQCADSCLRDCSCAAALYVLAAVADHGGACSRYEMTAGAREVIGGGHRHNYLYLVKAPRTRDSEHEHGDDDGAVSRVLTRILIGFGTLDVIGLCALTWLCAYYCIYLRDIPVLDDKDDEEADDEGGEAARRGDAVSQSPPTNSEPVIELN; this is encoded by the exons atggccatggccccCCGGTGCACCTTGTCCGTGCTGCTCCCGGTTGCGCTCCTCCTCTGCgccgccatcgcgtcgccggaTTTCCCTCTCGGCAAAAACTTCACCGTGCCTTTGTACTACCAGCAGCCGGCCGACCTCGCCGTGACGACGACCACGGTGCTCAACGCGTCGCACGGCGCGCCGCTGCGGcctggcgtcgccgccgccatcagcgTCGTGGCCGGCACGGGAGGCCTGGAAGGGCTGTCCATGTGctccctcgtcgtcctcctgggCAACGTCACGGTCTGGGCCTCGGACCACGACGGCGGGAGGTTCTTGGTGCGGGGCTTCTGCCGGCTCGAGCTCACGGTGGACGGCGATCTGCGGCTGACGGACGCCGCCGGGACCGTCGGGTGGTCGTCCGCCACGGCAGGGCGACGCGCAAAG GTTCTGCGTCTGACCCGGAGTGGCAACCTCCGTCTCCTGGACGCCAAGAACCAATATGTATGGCAAAGTTTCGACAAACCAGCCGACAAACTGCTACGCGGCCAGCGCATCGGGGTGCCCTCCTACCTCACCGCGCCGGTGACAATGATCGGCTCCGCGTTCTTCTCCTTGGAGCTCAAAGAGCGCTCGATCACTGCCAACTTCAACGTTGGGATTAAGAGGTACACATACTGGGAGCTCACTCCGCGCCATAACCGGAGCGTGGCATTTGCGGAGATGGACGTGCTGGGGCTGAGGTTGCTGGACCGTCAACGGCGACCGGTCGCGCAGATCTCGCCGGCGATCGAGGCGCAGGTCAGCTTCTTGGCGCTCGGAGAAGACGGCAACCTGGGCATGTACTTCTACGACAGCCATGACATGAAGTTCGGGCCGTCGTACGAGGCGCTCGGGTTCTGCGAGCTTCCCCTCGCCTGCGGCCTCCGCGGGgtctgctccgccgccggcgaatgCGACGACTTCTCCACCTACGGTGTCcatccggcgccggcggcgcaccGCCACAGTGCCTGCAACGCGACCACCGTCGCCGACCGGCACTACATGGCGGTGATGGAAGGCGTCACCACGGCGATCaggcccgcctcgccgccgacggccaACGTGACGATGCGGCAGTGCGCGGACTCCTGCCTGCGCGACtgctcctgcgccgccgcgctctaCGTGCTGGCGGCCGTGGCCGACCACGGCGGCGCGTGCTCGCGCTACGAGATGACGGCGGGGGCCCGGGAGGTGATCGGCGGGGGCCACCGGCACAACTACCTGTACCTGGTGAAGGCTCCAAGAACGAGAGACTCTGAGCACGAgcacggagacgacgacggcgccgtgaGCCGCGTGCTCACCAGGATCCTGATCGGCTTCGGCACGCTCGACGTGATTGGCCTGTGCGCACTTACATGGCTGTGTGCGTACTACTGCATCTATCTCCGCGACATCCCGGTCCTCGACGAcaaggacgacgaggaggctgACGATGAAGGAGGGGAAGCAGCCCGGCGAGGAGACGCCGTGTCGCAAAGTCCTCCTACCAACAGTGAACCTGTAATAGAATTGAACTGA